Proteins encoded in a region of the Ziziphus jujuba cultivar Dongzao chromosome 3, ASM3175591v1 genome:
- the LOC107423187 gene encoding amine oxidase [copper-containing] alpha 2, peroxisomal — protein sequence MAASKLRQPSLFIIIVFAFGFSRASCDHHHPLDPLTAAEFIAVRNIIKKSYPSSSKYSLTFQYIGLDEPDKHTVLSWQTKPCNTNTQTPPRRAFVISRFDKQSHEIVVDLSSRYIVSKTVYKGHGYPLITLEEKVVARQLPLTYAPFIESVKKRGLNISHVICSTFSIGWFGEEKSKRVLKILCYYKNETVNLYVRPLEGISLVVDLDELKIVEYNDRFLVRVPKGEGTEYRLSKLKPPFGPHLSSVAGESPDGPGFTIDGHTIRWANWEFHLGYDVRAGPIISLASIYDLEKQKYRKVLYRGYLSELFVPYMDPTEEWYYKTYFDCGEFGCGLFALSLEPSTDCPANAVFLDAYHAKQDGEPVKISNTFCVFEKHAGDILWRHTQIGIPGETVREVRPEVSLVVRMVATLGNYDYILDWEFKPTGSIKVKVGLTGILEVKGDIYTHTDQIKEDVYGTLLAENTIGVNHDHFLTYYLDIDVDGEDNSLIKRNLVAKPVTKNISPRKSYWKISTETAKTESEARIKLGLKPSELVVINPNKKTKLGNNIGYRLLPGLISSPLLSDDDYPQIRGAFTKYNVWVTPYNKSEKWAAGQYVDQSRGDDTLAVWSLRCINRGIENEDIVLWYTVGLHHAPCQEDFPAMLTRTSEFELRPANFFESNPVIKTKPPKHVAWPNCSRTHH from the exons ATGGCAGCTTCAAAGTTGAGACAACCAAGtctcttcatcatcatcgtcttcGCTTTCGGCTTTTCACGTGCCTCTTGCGACCATCACCATCCACTAGACCCTCTAACTGCGGCGGAATTCATTGCCGTTCGGAATATCATTAAGAAGTCATACCCCTCCTCATCAAAATATAGCCTTACTTTCCAATACATAGGCCTAGACGAGCCAGACAAACACACCGTTCTCTCATGGCAAACAAAACCATGCAATACCAACACCCAAACCCCACCACGCCGCGCCTTTGTGATTTCCCGGTTCGACAAACAATCTCACGAGATCGTAGTCGATTTGTCGAGCCGTTACATAGTCTCTAAGACAGTATACAAAGGTCATGGTTACCCTTTGATTACCTTAGAGGAAAAAGTAGTTGCAAGACAATTGCCACTTACTTATGCACCTTTTATTGAATCCGTCAAAAAGAGAGGGCTTAATATATCCCACGTTATTTGCTCAACATTTTCAATTGGGTGGTTTGGAGAGGAAAAGAGTAAGAGAGTGTTGAAGATTCTATGTTATTACAAAAATGAAACAGTGAACTTATATGTGAGACCGTTGGAAGGTATATCATTGGTGGTTGATCTTGATGAGTTAAAGATCGTTGAATACAATGACAGGTTCTTAGTTCGGGTGCCGAAAGGCGAGGGAACTGAGTACCGGTTGTCAAAGCTGAAGCCGCCTTTCGGTCCACATCTGAGCAGTGTAGCCGGAGAATCACCGGACGGACCAGGATTCACAATCGACGGACATACTATCAG GTGGGCTAACTGGGAATTCCATCTTGGATATGATGTCCGAGCTGGTCCAATTATATCTCTGGCCTCAATCTATGATCTTGAAAAGCAAAAATATCGAAAAGTATTGTATAGAGGCTATTTGTCCGAACTCTTTGTGCCATACATGGACCCAACTGAGGAATGGTACTATAAAACCTACTTTGATTGTGGCGAATTTGGGTGCGGTCTATTTGCATTGTCACTCGAACCATCGACTGATTGCCCAGCTAATGCTGTGTTCTTAGATGCCTACCATGCAAAACAGGATGGTGAGCCTGTCAAAATATCAAAcactttttgtgtttttgaaaAGCATGCAGGGGACATCCTGTGGCGTCACACCCAGATAGGTATTCCTGGCGAAACG GTGAGGGAGGTGAGGCCAGAGGTGAGCCTTGTGGTAAGAATGGTTGCGACGTTGGGCAATTATGACTACATACTTGATTGGGAATTCAAACCTACTGGCTCCATCAAAGTTAag GTTGGCCTAACAGGAATACTAGAAGTCAAGGGAGATATATACACTCATACCGATCAAATAAAGGAAGATGTTTATGGCACATTACTAGCGGAGAACACTATAGGTGTAAACCATGACCATTTCTTGACATATTATCTTGACATAGATGTTGATGGAGAAGACAATTCCCTCATCAAGAGAAACTTGGTTGCGAAACCAGTAACCAAAAACATATCTCCGAGAAAGAGTTATTGGAAAATTTCAACCGAGACAGCTAAAACCGAATCGGAAGCAAGAATCAAGCTGGGATTGAAGCCATCTGAGTTGGTGGTGATCAATCCTAATAAGAAAACTAAACTAGGAAATAATATCGGTTACCGATTACTTCCCGGTTTGATTTCTAGTCCGCTTTTATCAGATGATGATTATCCACAAATCCGAGGTGCTTTTACAAAATACAATGTTTGGGTTACACCTTATAATAAGTCTGAAAAATGGGCAGCGGGACAATATGTTGACCAAAGCAGAGGAGATGATACCTTAGCAGTATGGAGCCTCAGGTgcat AAATAGGGGCATTGAGAACGAGGATATAGTATTGTGGTACACTGTGGGGTTACACCATGCACCTTGCCAAGAAGATTTTCCGGCTATGCTTACTCGGACCAGTGAATTTGAGCTCCGACCGGCCAACTTTTTTGAGAGTAATCCAGTGATTAAAACCAAGCCTCCAAAGCATGTAGCTTGGCCTAATTGCTCCCGTACCCATCACTAA
- the LOC107423189 gene encoding amine oxidase [copper-containing] alpha 2, peroxisomal, with protein sequence MSSTWTLTIILLVSSLLTLLPIVTGDENHHLHPLDPLTPSEINQVQTIIKQTFNTTSKDNITFHYVGLDDPDKPTLLSWLSNNPSNTTLPPRRAFVIVRLDRKSHELIVDLSSNSIVSKNVHEGHGYPLFNLEEQKLARMLPLTYEPFIESINKRGLNVSEVDCYGLTEGWYGEENSRRALKFTCFYMNGTTNFFMRPLEGITLVVDVDELKIVEYHDRVRVPLPKAEGTEYRWSLLNQPLGDPHLNHFSFDQPEGSGVKIEGHVVRWANWEFHLGFDARAGPVISLASIYDREQGKYRAVMHRGSISELFVPYMDETEEWYYKTVFDVGEYGAGQSASSLAPSADCPPNAVFFEGYFAGRDGKPVHVPNAICIFEHQSGNILWRHTEAELPETVTESRAEVSLVVRTVMTVGNYDYIFDWEFKPSGSIKIGVGLTGILGVKGAEYTNTDQIKGDVHGVLLADNVLGINHDHFFVFYLDLDIDGESNSFVKNNLVTKRVTNDNSPRKSYWTVESQTAKTESDARVKLGLEPSELVVVNPNKKTKPGNNHGYRIIPGSLSSISLLSEDDYPQIRGAFSRYNVWVTPYDKSEKWAAGQYVDHSRGDDTLAVWSHRNREIEKKDIVLWYTLGFHHVPCQEDFPVMPTLSGGFELRPTNFFERNPVLKVNPPTTM encoded by the exons ATGTCTTCAACTTGGACACTAACAATTATCCTCTTAGTCTCTTCTCTCCTTACCTTGTTGCCGATCGTAACCGGCGATGAAAACCACCATCTCCACCCACTAGACCCTCTAACCCCATCGGAAATCAACCAGGTCCAAACCATTATCAAACAAACATTCAACACCACTTCCAAAGACAACATAACCTTCCATTACGTAGGCTTAGACGACCCAGACAAACCAACTCTCCTCTCATGGCTATCCAATAATCCTTCCAACACAACACTTCCTCCTCGTCGAGCCTTCGTCATCGTCCGGCTCGACCGAAAATCCCACGAGCTCATCGTCGATTTATCGTCCAATTCAATAGTCTCAAAAAATGTTCACGAAGGCCATGGCTATCCTTTGTTTAATTTGGAAGAGCAAAAACTTGCCCGTATGTTACCACTAACCTATGAACCATTTATCGAATCGATTAATAAGAGAGGGCTTAATGTATCGGAGGTTGACTGCTATGGATTAACTGAGGGGTGGTACGGAGAAGAAAATAGTAGAAGGGCGCTAAAGTTTACATGCTTCTACATGAATGGAACAACTAATTTTTTCATGAGGCCATTGGAGGGAATAACATTGGTGGTGGATGTTGACGAACTAAAGATAGTTGAGTACCATGATAGGGTTAGAGTTCCATTGCCAAAGGCTGAAGGGACTGAGTACCGTTGGTCTTTGCTCAACCAACCTTTAGGTGATCCACATTTGAACCATTTTTCCTTTGACCAACCTGAGGGTTCAGGGGTCAAGATTGAAGGTCACGTTGTTAG ATGGGCAAATTGGGAATTCCATTTGGGATTTGATGCAAGAGCTGGACCAGTTATATCGTTGGCATCAATTTACGACCGAGAGCAGGGAAAATACCGTGCAGTAATGCACAGAGGATCAATATCAGAGCTGTTTGTACCGTACATGGATGAAACAGAGGAATGGTACTACAAAACCGTATTCGACGTGGGAGAGTATGGAGCTGGTCAATCGGCATCTTCACTTGCTCCTTCAGCCGATTGCCCTCCCAATGCTGTTTTCTTTGAAGGTTACTTCGCTGGGAGAGACGGTAAGCCTGTTCATGTGCCTAATGCTATCTGTATTTTTGAGCACCAATCTGGCAACATTTTGTGGCGTCACACTGAAGCAGAACTCCCTGAAACT GTAACAGAGTCCAGGGCAGAGGTGAGCTTGGTGGTAAGGACAGTGATGACTGTAGGGAACTATGACTATATATTTGATTGGGAATTCAAGCCAAGTGGCTCTATTAAAATTGGG GTTGGGCTAACCGGGATACTAGGAGTAAAGGGAGCAGAATATACCAACACAGACCAAATAAAAGGAGATGTCCATGGTGTATTGCTAGCAGATAATGTTTTGGGTATCAACCACGACCACTTCTTCGTCTTCTATCTCGACCTCGACATAGATGGTGAATCAAATTCCTTTGTGAAAAATAACCTTGTCACCAAACGAGTCACAAATGATAACTCACCCCGGAAGAGTTACTGGACCGTTGAGAGTCAGACCGCAAAAACTGAGTCTGATGCTCGAGTTAAGCTGGGTTTAGAGCCATCCGAGTTAGTTGTGGTTAACCCCAATAAGAAAACCAAACCAGGAAATAATCATGGTTATCGTATAATTCCCGGTTCACTTTCTAGTATTTCTCTTCTATCAGAGGATGATTATCCACAAATTCGAGGTGCATTTAGTAGATATAATGTGTGGGTTACACCTTATGATAAATCTGAAAAATGGGCAGCTGGACAATATGTGGATCATAGCCGAGGTGATGATACCTTAGCAGTTTGGAGCCACAG gAATAGAGAGATTGAAAAGAAGGACATAGTGCTGTGGTATACATTAGGTTTTCATCATGTGCCTTGTCAGGAAGACTTTCCGGTGATGCCAACTCTTAGTGGTGGGTTCGAGCTCCGACCAACCAATTTCTTTGAGAGGAATCCAGTGCTTAAAGTGAATCCTCCTACCACTATGTAA